A section of the Drosophila sechellia strain sech25 chromosome 3L, ASM438219v1, whole genome shotgun sequence genome encodes:
- the LOC6604845 gene encoding Down syndrome cell adhesion molecule-like protein Dscam2 isoform X5, with the protein MDLHSLFKAILILYVISAETSQFVNGLDLQGPIFLHEPPHRVEFSNNSGGLIECSGHGSPPPEVEWTPIPPQQDMVFQLSNGSMMFYPFTAEKYRHEAHATVYRCKLRNLVGTVLSREVHVRGVVNQKYAVQVHDEYVMTGNTAVLKCQVPSYMSEFVLVTAWVQDTGMHLYPNTDIGGKYTVLSNGELYINNAGPNDAYKSYTCRTVNRLTGEVQISTYPGRIIVTEPKGMVQPRINVEKHSMRHVVLNGQTTLPCIAQGHPVPTYRWFKEENEQLLPLQLSERITIVSAGLLKITKARLEDSGKYLCWVNNTAGEETIQVSLTVTAPLTAHLQPQVQTVDVDKDAQFQCIVSGHPVHDVNWLHDGKPILRDNRVEILTDPPRLIIKKVQKEDPGMYQCFVSNEWEQIQSTAELQLGDASPELLYWFSEQTLQPGPTVSLKCVATGNPLPQFTWSLDGFPIPDSSRFLVGQYVTIHDDVISHVNISNVKEEDGGEYTCTAQNAIGKVSHSAKVNIYGLPYIREMPKITGISGSDLIVKCPVAGYPIDKIHWERDGQTLPINRRQRAYNNGTLIIEQLQRLEDAGTYTCMAQNKQKQTSRRNVEIQVLVPPKIMPIQAMTNMLREGMRAAISCQILEGDLPVSFRWERNGKPLIGTGNEVFRRLDEYSASLVIEHISSDHSGNYTCIASNVAGTERFTVPLTVNVPPKWILEPKDSSAQAGADVLLHCQSSGYPTPTITWKKAIGPTPGEYKDFLYEPTVQLFPNGTIFFKKISKESQGHFLCEAKNNIGSGVSKVIFLKVNVPAHFQTKTKQISVAKGKQVHVQCNVQGDNPIDFKWKIQATQQYLDESLDSRYTIRDQVLDDGMVSELGISHTYRQDTGIYICQASNAFGQDEMSIQLIVQEVPEQPKNLRINSQQSRSLQLTWSQPFAGNSPIEEYHIYYKQISDFFSPSDIWQNAEHLTIAGAQTVINIQQLRPAKAYHIRMSAENKLGASEFSEVVQVTTLEEVPSGPPLAVRAEPKSSTEIFVTWDAPERDHWNGILLGYYVGYQMSLTPEDKEVNPTQGFSFKTVEVRSHFGGETVLANLNKFTQYHVIVQAYTSQGSGPPSKEIAVQTMEDVPSSPPESPQCDVLGSTSIYITWSPPDIDGQNGKIKGYKVFYISVDELYETDPEVVKSTNQYVTIENLRKYTNYTVWVLAYTKVGDGMKTKPFYCRTHEDVPSAPQAIKAIPASSSKIIISWLPPDLPNGDITGYTFYMSMLEGGREEGTHKRLLGPFVEMHETVRTQESATYQFWLTASTKMGEGEKTQVVTVPPNNKVPARIVSFSQRIVTPWKEHLELPCRKVGAPAPVTIWRQDGHNMETSARKTIAKNGTLYMKECQASDAGNYTCSVENTWGKDEIVYNIVVKVPPEAPNLTVINAYTDSLLLEWMDNSHGGSPILGYVINYKRDNGDWEELQVDSKTTSHLLTNLWCGTRYQLYITAYNKIGTGLPCDIVNSYTKGNPPVQPKHSQMITNNSTSVTCWLDSWGDGGCGILYFMIESRVYGRSSWAVVSNHIPPTERIYTVSDLVPGTKYQLKVTAHNNAGSTTAIYNFTTLSTQGVIYNNDHSTPVSHLSDLPFYANFKLLLPICFSLLMLLALIGAALFLRKRKLASLARLASSSMSESPSLANLQNKQNRDQQYLAVRCNPGTSAPRGSNSNDSGSFGKAEGNEYIEDICPYATFQLNKQTYSESSYSGNVYSGPYHSVRGSFVYHDVKPESYHSKEPEYTKVRRKVGRLRDPHSESQEYDTLGSESDNDVSARALNSAKYRAQRDTQDETSSSSETTPTSMTRKSKPPFAARKGGKPGTSGKRHVRSSSGYSSHNEETTFSISNYPPNYQDHINPPARFSDANDKTKTQTSPRMRANQKLHREAFQINV; encoded by the exons ATGGATTTACACAGCCTTTTTAAGGCCATCCTGATCCTATATGTCATAAGTG CCGAGACCAGCCAGTTTGTAAATGGACTGGATCTACAGGGACCGATTTTTCTCCACGAGCCACCGCATCGCGTCGAGTTCTCCAACAATTCGGGCGGACTCATAGAATGCTCCGGGCATGGAAGTCCCCCGCCGGAG GTGGAGTGGACCCCCATCCCGCCGCAGCAGGACATGGTGTTCCAGCTCTCCAACGGCAGCATGATGTTCTATCCCTTTACGGCCGAGAAGTACCGCCACGAGGCGCATGCCACCGTCTACAG ATGCAAACTGCGCAATTTGGTGGGCACCGTGCTCAGCCGAGAGGTTCACGTGCGCGGCG TCGTCAACCAGAAGTACGCGGTCCAGGTGCACGATGAATACGTGATGACGGGCAACACGGCGGTGCTGAAATGCCAG GTGCCCAGCTACATGTCGGAATTCGTATTGGTCACCGCCTGGGTGCAGGACACCGGCATGCATCTGTATCCGAACACGGACATCGGTGGCAAATACACGGTGCTATCGAACGGCGAATTGTACATAAATAATGCGGGACCCAATGATGCGTACAAAAGCTACACATGCCGCACTGTAAATAGACTGACAG GTGAAGTACAAATTTCCACATATCCCGGCCGCATTATTGTAACAGAGCCCAAGGGCATGGTACAGCCGCGCATCAACGTGGAGAAGCATTCGATGCGGCATGTTGTCCTTAATGGCCAAACAACGTTGCCGTGCATAGCTCAAGGACATCCGGTGCCAACATATCG gtggttcaaggAGGAAAACGAGCAACTGCTGCCTCTGCAACTCAGCGAACGCATCACCATCGTATCCGCAGGGCTCCTCAAAATCACCAAG GCACGTCTCGAGGATAgtggaaaatatttgtgctGGGTGAACAATACGGCTGGCGAGGAGACCATCCAAGTGTCGCTAACGGTGACAG CTCCTTTGACGGCGCACCTGCAGCCACAGGTGCAGACGGTGGATGTCGATAAGGATGCGCAATTCCAATGCATTGTCTCTGGCCATCCGGTCCACGATGTCAACTGGCTGCACGACGGCAAACCCATACTCAGGGACAATCGGGTTGAG ATACTCACCGATCCACCGCGACTGATAATTAAAAAAGTGCAAAAGGAGGATCCTGGCATGTACCAGTGCTTCGTCTCCAACGAATGGGAGCAGATCCAATCCACCGCTGAACTGCAGTTGGGCG ATGCATCGCCGGAACTGCTTTATTGGTTCTCGGAGCAAACGCTGCAGCCAGGACCCACGGTATCATTGAAGTGCGTAGCCACCGGAAATCCACTGCCTCAATTTACATGGTCCCTGGACGGATTTCCG ATACCAGACAGCTCGCGCTTTTTAGTGGGTCAATATGTTACCATCCACGACGATGTCATCAGCCACGTGAATATATCAAATGTCAAGGAGGAGGACGGCGGGGAGTACACATGCACGGCCCAGAATGCAATTGGCAA AGTCTCGCACAGCGCCAAAGTGAACATCTATGGATTGCCTTACATACgcgaaatgccaaaaataacAGGCATTTCTGGCTCTGATTTGATTGTTAAATGTCCCGTGGCTGGTTACCCCATCGATAAAATTCACTGGGAGCGAG atgGCCAAACGCTGCCCATAAATCGCAGGCAGCGTGCCTACAACAATGGCACCTTAATTATCGAGCAACTGCAGCGCCTCGAGGATGCGGGCACCTACACGTGCATGGCGCAGAACAAACAGAAGCAAACGTCCCGCCGGAATGTGGAGATCCAAGTGCTGG TGCCGCCGAAAATTATGCCCATCCAGGCCATGACGAACATGCTCCGCGAGGGAATGCGCGCCGCCATATCCTGCCAAATCCTCGAGGGCGACCTGCCCGTCAGTTTTCGATGGGAGCGCAACGGAAAGCCACTGATCGGAACGGG CAATGAGGTTTTCCGCCGCCTGGATGAGTATTCCGCCAGCTTGGTCATCGAGCACATTTCCTCCGACCATTCCGGAAACTACACCTGCATCGCGAGCAATGTGGCAGGTACGGAAAGGTTCACCGTACCCCTGACCGTGAATGTACCGCCCAAGTGGATCCTGGAGCCAAAGGACTCGAGTGCCCAGGCGGGTGCAGATGTCCTTCTGCACTGCCAATCCTCAGGATACCCCACACCGACAATCACGTGGAAAAAGGCGATTGGACCAACGCCAGGGGAGTACAAGGACTTCCTTTACGAGCCCACAGTGCAGCTATTTCCCAACGGCACCATTTTCTTCAAGAAGATCAGCAAGGAGTCGCAAGGACACTTCCTGTGCGAGGCCAAAAATAACATTGGTTCCGGTGTCAGCAAGGTTATCTTTCTCAAAGTGAATG TGCCCGCCCACTTTCAGACGAAGACCAAACAGATTTCGGTGGCCAAAGGAAAGCAGGTCCATGTGCAGTGCAACGTGCAGGGCGACAATCCCATTGACTTTAAATGGAAAATCCAGGCAACGCAACAGTATCTTGACGAGTCGCTGGATTCCCG ctacACAATAAGAGATCAAGTGCTCGACGACGGCATGGTCTCCGAATTGGGCATTTCGCACACATATCGCCAGGATACGGGCATTTATATCTGTCAGGCGAGCAATGCATTCGGACAG GACGAGATGTCCATCCAGCTCATCGTGCAGGAAGTGCCCGAGCAGCCGAAGAACCTCCGCATCAACTCGCAACAGTCGCGCAGCCTTCAGCTCACCTGGAGCCAACCCTTTGCCGGAAATAGTCCCATCGAGGAGTACCACATCTACTACAAGCAGATATCAG ATTTCTTTTCACCCTCAGACATTTGGCAGAATGCGGAGCACCTCACCATCGCCGGAGCCCAGACCGTGATCAACATCCAGCAGCTGCGACCGGCGAAGGCCTATCACATCCGCATGTCGGCGGAGAACAAACTGGGCGCCTCCGAGTTCTCGGAGGTGGTGCAGGTGACCACGCTGGAGGAGGTGCCCTCTGGTCCACCACTTGCCGTGCGGGCTGAGCCCAAGAGCTCCACGGAGATCTTCGTAACCTGGGATGCACCGGAGCGGGATCACTGGAACGGCATACTGCTCGGCTACTACGTGGGCTACCAGATGTCGCTGACGCCAGAGGACAAGGAGGTGAATCCCACGCAGGGATTCAGCTTCAAAACCGTCGAGGTGCGCTCCCATTTCGGTGGCGAGACGGTGCTGGCCAATCTCAACAAGTTCACCCAATACCACGTGATTGTGCAGGCCTACACAAGCCAGGGCAGCGGACCACCGAGCAAGGAGATTGCCGTGCAAACAATGGAGGACG TTCCCTCATCGCCGCCTGAATCGCCGCAGTGCGATGTCCTGGGCTCCACTTCGATCTATATCACCTGGTCACCGCCGGACATTGATGGCCAAAATGGAAAAATCAAGGGCTATAAGGTGTTTTACATATCGGTGGACGAGCTGTACG AAACCGATCCGGAGGTTGTCAAGTCAACAAATCAATACGTCACCATCGAGAATCTGCGCAAATACACCAACTACACGGTCTGGGTTTTGGCTTACACCAAAGTAGGCGATGGCATGAAAACCAAACCGTTTTATTGCCGCACCCACGAGGATG TGCCCTCGGCCCCGCAGGCCATCAAGGCGATACCCGCGTCGAGCTCAAAAATCATAATATCCTGGCTGCCGCCCGACCTGCCAAATGGTGACATT ACCGGCTACACCTTCTACATGTCCATGCTGGAGGGTGGACGCGAGGAGGGCACCCACAAGCGCCTCCTAGGTCCCTTCGTGGAGATGCACGAAACGGTGCGCACCCAGGAGTCGGCCACGTACCAATTCTGGCTGACTGCCTCCACCAAGATGGGTGAGGGCGAGAAGACACAGGTGGTAACTGTGCCGCCGAACAATAAGGTGCCCGCCCGCATTGTGTCCTTCAGCCAGCGGATAGTCACGCCCTGGAAGGAGCATCTGGAGCTGCCGTGCCGGAAGGTGGGAGCACCTGCTCCGGTTACCATTTGGCGGCAGGATGGTCACAATATGGAGACGAGTGCCCGCAAGACGATAGCCAAGAATGGCACGCTCTACATGAAGGAGTGCCAGGCGAGTGATGCGGGCAACTACACCTGCAGTGTGGAGAACACCTGGGGCAAGGACGAGATCGTGTACAACATTGTGGTAAAGGTGCCACCAGAGGCGCCCAATCTCACGGTGATAAATGCCTACACGGACAGTCTGCTCCTCGAATGGATGGACAATAGTCACGGTGGTAGTCCCATCCTGGGTTATGTGATCAATTACAAGCGCGACAACGGGGATTGGGAGGAGCTGCAGGTGGACTCGAAGACCACGTCGCACCTGCTGACCAACCTGTGGTGTGGCACTCGCTACCAGTTGTACATAACCGCTTACAATAAGATTGGAACGGGCTTACCCTGCGACATAGTCAACTCCTACACGAAGGGAAATCCGCCCGTGCAACCAAAGCACTCCCAGATGATCACCAACAACTCAACGAGCGTCACCTGCTGGTTAGATTCCTGGGGAGATGGTGGCTGTGGCATCCTGTACTTCATGATCGAGTCCAGGGTTTATGGACGATCCTCGTGGGCAGTGGTGTCCAATCACATTCCGCCCACTGAGAGGATATACACGGTGAGCGATCTGGTGCCCGGCACAAAGTATCAACTGAAAGTCACGGCACACAATAATGCCGGCTCCACCACTGCCATCTACAACTTTACTACACTGTCTACACAAGGAG TGATTTATAACAACGACCACTCCACACCTGTATCCCACCTGAGCGACCTGCCCTTCTATGCCAACTTCAAGCTACTGCTGCCCATATGCTTTTCCCTTTTAATGTTGCTGGCTTTGATTGGTGCCGCTCTATTCCTCAGAAAGCGAA AGCTAGCCAGCCTGGCCCGTCTGGCCAGTTCCTCGATGTCGGAGTCGCCGTCGCTGGCCAATCTGCAGAACAAACAGAATCGGGACCAGCAGTACCTAGCCGTACGATGCAATCCGGGCACCTCTGCTCCGCGGGGATCCAACTCCAATGATTCCGGCAGCTTTGGCAAGGCGGAGGGAAACGAGTACATCGAGGACATCTGCCCGTATGCAACCTTTCAACTGAACAAACAGACTTATAGCGAGAGCTCCTACAGCGGCAATGTCTACAGTGGGCCCTACCACTCTGTGCGCGGATCCTTTGTCTACCACGATGTCAAGCCGGAAAGCTACCAC
- the LOC6604845 gene encoding Down syndrome cell adhesion molecule-like protein Dscam2 isoform X4, which yields MDLHSLFKAILILYVISAETSQFVNGLDLQGPIFLHEPPHRVEFSNNSGGLIECSGHGSPPPEVEWTPIPPQQDMVFQLSNGSMMFYPFTAEKYRHEAHATVYRCKLRNLVGTVLSREVHVRGVVNQKYAVQVHDEYVMTGNTAVLKCQVPSYMSEFVLVTAWVQDTGMHLYPNTDIGGKYTVLSNGELYINNAGPNDAYKSYTCRTVNRLTGEVQISTYPGRIIVTEPKGMVQPRINVEKHSMRHVVLNGQTTLPCIAQGHPVPTYRWFKEENEQLLPLQLSERITIVSAGLLKITKARLEDSGKYLCWVNNTAGEETIQVSLTVTAPLTAHLQPQVQTVDVDKDAQFQCIVSGHPVHDVNWLHDGKPILRDNRVEILTDPPRLIIKKVQKEDPGMYQCFVSNEWEQIQSTAELQLGDASPELLYWFSEQTLQPGPTVSLKCVATGNPLPQFTWSLDGFPIPDSSRFLVGQYVTIHDDVISHVNISNVKEEDGGEYTCTAQNAIGKVSHSAKVNIYGLPYIREMPKITGISGSDLIVKCPVAGYPIDKIHWERDGQTLPINRRQRAYNNGTLIIEQLQRLEDAGTYTCMAQNKQKQTSRRNVEIQVLVPPKIMPIQAMTNMLREGMRAAISCQILEGDLPVSFRWERNGKPLIGTGNEVFRRLDEYSASLVIEHISSDHSGNYTCIASNVAGTERFTVPLTVNVPPKWILEPKDSSAQAGADVLLHCQSSGYPTPTITWKKAIGPTPGEYKDFLYEPTVQLFPNGTIFFKKISKESQGHFLCEAKNNIGSGVSKVIFLKVNVPAHFQTKTKQISVAKGKQVHVQCNVQGDNPIDFKWKIQATQQYLDESLDSRYTIRDQVLDDGMVSELGISHTYRQDTGIYICQASNAFGQDEMSIQLIVQEVPEQPKNLRINSQQSRSLQLTWSQPFAGNSPIEEYHIYYKQISDFFSPSDIWQNAEHLTIAGAQTVINIQQLRPAKAYHIRMSAENKLGASEFSEVVQVTTLEEVPSGPPLAVRAEPKSSTEIFVTWDAPERDHWNGILLGYYVGYQMSLTPEDKEVNPTQGFSFKTVEVRSHFGGETVLANLNKFTQYHVIVQAYTSQGSGPPSKEIAVQTMEDVPSSPPESPQCDVLGSTSIYITWSPPDIDGQNGKIKGYKVFYISVDELYETDPEVVKSTNQYVTIENLRKYTNYTVWVLAYTKVGDGMKTKPFYCRTHEDVPSAPQAIKAIPASSSKIIISWLPPDLPNGDITGYTFYMSMLEGGREEGTHKRLLGPFVEMHETVRTQESATYQFWLTASTKMGEGEKTQVVTVPPNNKVPARIVSFSQRIVTPWKEHLELPCRKVGAPAPVTIWRQDGHNMETSARKTIAKNGTLYMKECQASDAGNYTCSVENTWGKDEIVYNIVVKVPPEAPNLTVINAYTDSLLLEWMDNSHGGSPILGYVINYKRDNGDWEELQVDSKTTSHLLTNLWCGTRYQLYITAYNKIGTGLPCDIVNSYTKGNPPVQPKHSQMITNNSTSVTCWLDSWGDGGCGILYFMIESRVYGRSSWAVVSNHIPPTERIYTVSDLVPGTKYQLKVTAHNNAGSTTAIYNFTTLSTQGVIYNNDHSTPVSHLSDLPFYANFKLLLPICFSLLMLLALIGAALFLRKRKLASLARLASSSMSESPSLANLQNKQNRDQQYLAVRCNPGTSAPRGSNSNDSGSFGKAEGNEYIEDICPGNVYSGPYHSVRGSFVYHDVKPESYHSKEPEYTKVRRKVGRLRDPHSESQESDNPGSTDSEVRKILTLHIPITEYDTLGSESDNDVSARALNSAKYRAQRDTQDETSSSSETTPTSMTRKSKPPFAARKGGKPGTSGKRHVRSSSGYSSHNEETTFSISNYPPNYQDHINPPARFSDANDKTKTQTSPRMRANQKLHREAFQINV from the exons ATGGATTTACACAGCCTTTTTAAGGCCATCCTGATCCTATATGTCATAAGTG CCGAGACCAGCCAGTTTGTAAATGGACTGGATCTACAGGGACCGATTTTTCTCCACGAGCCACCGCATCGCGTCGAGTTCTCCAACAATTCGGGCGGACTCATAGAATGCTCCGGGCATGGAAGTCCCCCGCCGGAG GTGGAGTGGACCCCCATCCCGCCGCAGCAGGACATGGTGTTCCAGCTCTCCAACGGCAGCATGATGTTCTATCCCTTTACGGCCGAGAAGTACCGCCACGAGGCGCATGCCACCGTCTACAG ATGCAAACTGCGCAATTTGGTGGGCACCGTGCTCAGCCGAGAGGTTCACGTGCGCGGCG TCGTCAACCAGAAGTACGCGGTCCAGGTGCACGATGAATACGTGATGACGGGCAACACGGCGGTGCTGAAATGCCAG GTGCCCAGCTACATGTCGGAATTCGTATTGGTCACCGCCTGGGTGCAGGACACCGGCATGCATCTGTATCCGAACACGGACATCGGTGGCAAATACACGGTGCTATCGAACGGCGAATTGTACATAAATAATGCGGGACCCAATGATGCGTACAAAAGCTACACATGCCGCACTGTAAATAGACTGACAG GTGAAGTACAAATTTCCACATATCCCGGCCGCATTATTGTAACAGAGCCCAAGGGCATGGTACAGCCGCGCATCAACGTGGAGAAGCATTCGATGCGGCATGTTGTCCTTAATGGCCAAACAACGTTGCCGTGCATAGCTCAAGGACATCCGGTGCCAACATATCG gtggttcaaggAGGAAAACGAGCAACTGCTGCCTCTGCAACTCAGCGAACGCATCACCATCGTATCCGCAGGGCTCCTCAAAATCACCAAG GCACGTCTCGAGGATAgtggaaaatatttgtgctGGGTGAACAATACGGCTGGCGAGGAGACCATCCAAGTGTCGCTAACGGTGACAG CTCCTTTGACGGCGCACCTGCAGCCACAGGTGCAGACGGTGGATGTCGATAAGGATGCGCAATTCCAATGCATTGTCTCTGGCCATCCGGTCCACGATGTCAACTGGCTGCACGACGGCAAACCCATACTCAGGGACAATCGGGTTGAG ATACTCACCGATCCACCGCGACTGATAATTAAAAAAGTGCAAAAGGAGGATCCTGGCATGTACCAGTGCTTCGTCTCCAACGAATGGGAGCAGATCCAATCCACCGCTGAACTGCAGTTGGGCG ATGCATCGCCGGAACTGCTTTATTGGTTCTCGGAGCAAACGCTGCAGCCAGGACCCACGGTATCATTGAAGTGCGTAGCCACCGGAAATCCACTGCCTCAATTTACATGGTCCCTGGACGGATTTCCG ATACCAGACAGCTCGCGCTTTTTAGTGGGTCAATATGTTACCATCCACGACGATGTCATCAGCCACGTGAATATATCAAATGTCAAGGAGGAGGACGGCGGGGAGTACACATGCACGGCCCAGAATGCAATTGGCAA AGTCTCGCACAGCGCCAAAGTGAACATCTATGGATTGCCTTACATACgcgaaatgccaaaaataacAGGCATTTCTGGCTCTGATTTGATTGTTAAATGTCCCGTGGCTGGTTACCCCATCGATAAAATTCACTGGGAGCGAG atgGCCAAACGCTGCCCATAAATCGCAGGCAGCGTGCCTACAACAATGGCACCTTAATTATCGAGCAACTGCAGCGCCTCGAGGATGCGGGCACCTACACGTGCATGGCGCAGAACAAACAGAAGCAAACGTCCCGCCGGAATGTGGAGATCCAAGTGCTGG TGCCGCCGAAAATTATGCCCATCCAGGCCATGACGAACATGCTCCGCGAGGGAATGCGCGCCGCCATATCCTGCCAAATCCTCGAGGGCGACCTGCCCGTCAGTTTTCGATGGGAGCGCAACGGAAAGCCACTGATCGGAACGGG CAATGAGGTTTTCCGCCGCCTGGATGAGTATTCCGCCAGCTTGGTCATCGAGCACATTTCCTCCGACCATTCCGGAAACTACACCTGCATCGCGAGCAATGTGGCAGGTACGGAAAGGTTCACCGTACCCCTGACCGTGAATGTACCGCCCAAGTGGATCCTGGAGCCAAAGGACTCGAGTGCCCAGGCGGGTGCAGATGTCCTTCTGCACTGCCAATCCTCAGGATACCCCACACCGACAATCACGTGGAAAAAGGCGATTGGACCAACGCCAGGGGAGTACAAGGACTTCCTTTACGAGCCCACAGTGCAGCTATTTCCCAACGGCACCATTTTCTTCAAGAAGATCAGCAAGGAGTCGCAAGGACACTTCCTGTGCGAGGCCAAAAATAACATTGGTTCCGGTGTCAGCAAGGTTATCTTTCTCAAAGTGAATG TGCCCGCCCACTTTCAGACGAAGACCAAACAGATTTCGGTGGCCAAAGGAAAGCAGGTCCATGTGCAGTGCAACGTGCAGGGCGACAATCCCATTGACTTTAAATGGAAAATCCAGGCAACGCAACAGTATCTTGACGAGTCGCTGGATTCCCG ctacACAATAAGAGATCAAGTGCTCGACGACGGCATGGTCTCCGAATTGGGCATTTCGCACACATATCGCCAGGATACGGGCATTTATATCTGTCAGGCGAGCAATGCATTCGGACAG GACGAGATGTCCATCCAGCTCATCGTGCAGGAAGTGCCCGAGCAGCCGAAGAACCTCCGCATCAACTCGCAACAGTCGCGCAGCCTTCAGCTCACCTGGAGCCAACCCTTTGCCGGAAATAGTCCCATCGAGGAGTACCACATCTACTACAAGCAGATATCAG ATTTCTTTTCACCCTCAGACATTTGGCAGAATGCGGAGCACCTCACCATCGCCGGAGCCCAGACCGTGATCAACATCCAGCAGCTGCGACCGGCGAAGGCCTATCACATCCGCATGTCGGCGGAGAACAAACTGGGCGCCTCCGAGTTCTCGGAGGTGGTGCAGGTGACCACGCTGGAGGAGGTGCCCTCTGGTCCACCACTTGCCGTGCGGGCTGAGCCCAAGAGCTCCACGGAGATCTTCGTAACCTGGGATGCACCGGAGCGGGATCACTGGAACGGCATACTGCTCGGCTACTACGTGGGCTACCAGATGTCGCTGACGCCAGAGGACAAGGAGGTGAATCCCACGCAGGGATTCAGCTTCAAAACCGTCGAGGTGCGCTCCCATTTCGGTGGCGAGACGGTGCTGGCCAATCTCAACAAGTTCACCCAATACCACGTGATTGTGCAGGCCTACACAAGCCAGGGCAGCGGACCACCGAGCAAGGAGATTGCCGTGCAAACAATGGAGGACG TTCCCTCATCGCCGCCTGAATCGCCGCAGTGCGATGTCCTGGGCTCCACTTCGATCTATATCACCTGGTCACCGCCGGACATTGATGGCCAAAATGGAAAAATCAAGGGCTATAAGGTGTTTTACATATCGGTGGACGAGCTGTACG AAACCGATCCGGAGGTTGTCAAGTCAACAAATCAATACGTCACCATCGAGAATCTGCGCAAATACACCAACTACACGGTCTGGGTTTTGGCTTACACCAAAGTAGGCGATGGCATGAAAACCAAACCGTTTTATTGCCGCACCCACGAGGATG TGCCCTCGGCCCCGCAGGCCATCAAGGCGATACCCGCGTCGAGCTCAAAAATCATAATATCCTGGCTGCCGCCCGACCTGCCAAATGGTGACATT ACCGGCTACACCTTCTACATGTCCATGCTGGAGGGTGGACGCGAGGAGGGCACCCACAAGCGCCTCCTAGGTCCCTTCGTGGAGATGCACGAAACGGTGCGCACCCAGGAGTCGGCCACGTACCAATTCTGGCTGACTGCCTCCACCAAGATGGGTGAGGGCGAGAAGACACAGGTGGTAACTGTGCCGCCGAACAATAAGGTGCCCGCCCGCATTGTGTCCTTCAGCCAGCGGATAGTCACGCCCTGGAAGGAGCATCTGGAGCTGCCGTGCCGGAAGGTGGGAGCACCTGCTCCGGTTACCATTTGGCGGCAGGATGGTCACAATATGGAGACGAGTGCCCGCAAGACGATAGCCAAGAATGGCACGCTCTACATGAAGGAGTGCCAGGCGAGTGATGCGGGCAACTACACCTGCAGTGTGGAGAACACCTGGGGCAAGGACGAGATCGTGTACAACATTGTGGTAAAGGTGCCACCAGAGGCGCCCAATCTCACGGTGATAAATGCCTACACGGACAGTCTGCTCCTCGAATGGATGGACAATAGTCACGGTGGTAGTCCCATCCTGGGTTATGTGATCAATTACAAGCGCGACAACGGGGATTGGGAGGAGCTGCAGGTGGACTCGAAGACCACGTCGCACCTGCTGACCAACCTGTGGTGTGGCACTCGCTACCAGTTGTACATAACCGCTTACAATAAGATTGGAACGGGCTTACCCTGCGACATAGTCAACTCCTACACGAAGGGAAATCCGCCCGTGCAACCAAAGCACTCCCAGATGATCACCAACAACTCAACGAGCGTCACCTGCTGGTTAGATTCCTGGGGAGATGGTGGCTGTGGCATCCTGTACTTCATGATCGAGTCCAGGGTTTATGGACGATCCTCGTGGGCAGTGGTGTCCAATCACATTCCGCCCACTGAGAGGATATACACGGTGAGCGATCTGGTGCCCGGCACAAAGTATCAACTGAAAGTCACGGCACACAATAATGCCGGCTCCACCACTGCCATCTACAACTTTACTACACTGTCTACACAAGGAG TGATTTATAACAACGACCACTCCACACCTGTATCCCACCTGAGCGACCTGCCCTTCTATGCCAACTTCAAGCTACTGCTGCCCATATGCTTTTCCCTTTTAATGTTGCTGGCTTTGATTGGTGCCGCTCTATTCCTCAGAAAGCGAA AGCTAGCCAGCCTGGCCCGTCTGGCCAGTTCCTCGATGTCGGAGTCGCCGTCGCTGGCCAATCTGCAGAACAAACAGAATCGGGACCAGCAGTACCTAGCCGTACGATGCAATCCGGGCACCTCTGCTCCGCGGGGATCCAACTCCAATGATTCCGGCAGCTTTGGCAAGGCGGAGGGAAACGAGTACATCGAGGACATCTGCCC CGGCAATGTCTACAGTGGGCCCTACCACTCTGTGCGCGGATCCTTTGTCTACCACGATGTCAAGCCGGAAAGCTACCAC